A stretch of Lactiplantibacillus brownii DNA encodes these proteins:
- a CDS encoding glucose-6-phosphate isomerase, whose amino-acid sequence MAHISFDSSNLTKFVHDNELGEMQAMVTAADKELREGTGAGNDFRGWLDLPLDYDKEEFARIKAAAKKIQSDSDVLVVIGIGGSYLGARAAIEFLHETFWSSLSREDRKFPQVVFAGNSISPSYVNDLIHMIGDRDFSVNIISKSGTTTEPSIAFRVFKEKLIAKYGEAAAKGRIFATTDRKRGALKQEADAEGYESFVIPDDVGGRFTVLTPVGLLPIAVSGGDIDSLMKGAADGKSQYSDADLTKNEAYQYAAFRNILYRKGYTTEILENYEPNMAMFSEWWKQLMGESEGKDQKGIYPSSANFTTDLHSLGQYIQEGRRNLMETVVKVQNATSDVDIPKETENLDGLKYLEGKTMAQVNTKAFEGVIMAHVDGGVPNMVVNIPSQDAYTLGYMIYFFEAAVAISGYLNGINPFNQPGVEAYKNNMFALLGKPGYEDLTKKLTARLK is encoded by the coding sequence ATGGCACACATTTCATTTGACAGCTCTAATTTAACTAAGTTCGTGCATGATAACGAACTTGGCGAAATGCAAGCTATGGTCACAGCTGCTGACAAGGAGCTGCGTGAAGGTACTGGCGCCGGTAATGATTTCCGCGGCTGGTTAGACTTACCACTAGATTACGACAAGGAAGAATTTGCCCGCATTAAAGCGGCTGCAAAGAAGATTCAATCAGACTCAGACGTCTTAGTAGTAATCGGGATTGGTGGTTCATACCTCGGTGCTCGGGCAGCCATTGAATTCTTACATGAAACATTCTGGTCATCACTTTCACGTGAAGACCGTAAATTCCCACAAGTTGTCTTTGCTGGGAACTCAATTTCACCTTCATACGTCAACGATTTAATTCATATGATCGGTGACCGTGACTTCTCTGTTAACATTATTTCGAAGTCTGGGACGACGACTGAACCTTCAATCGCTTTCCGGGTCTTCAAAGAAAAGTTAATTGCGAAGTATGGTGAAGCTGCAGCTAAAGGCCGGATTTTTGCCACAACTGACCGCAAACGTGGTGCGTTGAAGCAAGAAGCTGATGCTGAAGGTTACGAATCATTCGTTATTCCTGATGACGTTGGTGGCCGTTTCACTGTTTTGACTCCAGTTGGTTTATTACCAATTGCCGTTTCTGGTGGCGACATCGATTCATTAATGAAGGGTGCTGCTGATGGTAAGAGTCAATACAGCGATGCTGATTTGACTAAGAACGAAGCTTACCAATATGCTGCTTTCCGGAACATTTTGTACCGGAAGGGTTATACCACTGAAATTCTTGAAAACTACGAACCAAATATGGCGATGTTCTCAGAATGGTGGAAGCAATTAATGGGTGAATCCGAAGGGAAAGACCAAAAGGGGATCTACCCATCATCAGCTAACTTTACGACTGACTTACATTCATTGGGTCAATATATCCAAGAAGGTCGTCGTAACTTGATGGAAACTGTTGTTAAGGTTCAAAATGCTACGAGTGACGTTGACATTCCTAAAGAAACTGAAAACCTTGATGGCTTGAAGTATCTTGAAGGCAAGACAATGGCACAAGTTAACACTAAAGCCTTTGAAGGGGTTATTATGGCCCATGTTGATGGCGGTGTTCCTAACATGGTCGTTAACATTCCTAGCCAAGATGCTTATACCTTAGGCTATATGATCTACTTCTTCGAAGCTGCTGTCGCAATTTCTGGTTACTTGAACGGAATCAACCCATTCAACCAACCAGGTGTTGAAGCCTACAAGAACAACATGTTTGCGCTACTTGGCAAGCCTGGCTATGAAGATTTAACTAAAAAGTTAACTGCACGCCTTAAATAA
- a CDS encoding GRP family sugar transporter, producing the protein MGILIALIPAIAWGSIGLISGHMGGSARQQTLGMTMGALVFGLILWIVKQPSLTTAVWVTGIISGLFWSVGQGQQFTSMKAIGISRTTPMSTGMQLVANALAGVLLFNEWHGKMYWIGSISVIVLIAGAVLTSLTDRSDPNRRLSENWGVGIRALILSTIGYAGYTIVVHYGNVDAQAVVMPQAIGMLIGALVWSFKDKPWTQRATYRNIITGLVWGVGNLFMFMAMAQIGQAIAYSLSQMGIVISTFGSIYLLGERKTKREMVYVIVGSILVIIGGVALSLMKA; encoded by the coding sequence ATGGGAATTCTAATTGCACTGATTCCTGCAATTGCGTGGGGTAGTATCGGCTTAATTAGTGGTCATATGGGCGGTTCTGCGCGGCAACAGACCCTTGGTATGACAATGGGTGCTTTGGTCTTTGGGCTCATTCTTTGGATTGTGAAACAACCATCCTTAACCACGGCGGTCTGGGTCACCGGGATTATTTCCGGTTTGTTCTGGAGTGTTGGGCAAGGACAACAGTTCACATCAATGAAAGCAATTGGGATTTCGCGGACCACCCCAATGTCGACCGGGATGCAGTTAGTGGCCAACGCCTTAGCCGGAGTATTGCTGTTCAATGAATGGCATGGCAAGATGTATTGGATTGGGTCAATCTCAGTGATCGTCTTGATTGCTGGGGCAGTTTTGACCTCTTTAACAGACCGTTCTGATCCGAATCGCCGGCTATCTGAAAATTGGGGCGTCGGAATTCGGGCACTGATTTTATCAACGATTGGCTATGCAGGTTACACGATTGTCGTGCATTATGGGAATGTTGATGCGCAAGCGGTCGTAATGCCACAAGCGATTGGGATGTTGATAGGGGCCTTAGTTTGGTCCTTTAAAGACAAACCATGGACACAACGAGCTACTTATCGAAACATCATCACTGGTTTGGTTTGGGGCGTTGGAAATTTATTTATGTTCATGGCCATGGCTCAAATCGGTCAAGCGATTGCGTACTCACTTTCACAAATGGGCATCGTTATTTCAACTTTCGGGAGCATCTATTTGTTAGGTGAGCGTAAAACGAAACGGGAAATGGTGTATGTCATCGTGGGGTCTATCTTGGTTATTATTGGTGGGGTCGCCCTATCCTTGATGAAGGCTTAG
- a CDS encoding class I SAM-dependent methyltransferase: MQKVQITGNSQRKVKDGYPLLVEDDLKDPSMKLTDGSFVTLMASSQFMGYALIAKHRRQLGWVLSVDETQTPTVDYFRKLFKTALVRRETTMAENLPQRVFNAAGDGLGGVTIDRYNDYYVFTWYAEGVYQQREMLYAAFETATDHQFKGIYAKLRFNVGEANLKSQLVTGTAAPEPLLVTEGNVTYPVHLQDDLNTGLLLDMRPIREWLAGAELQGKTVLNLFSQENGITAAAAVAGAAKTISIETNKKGASATAEQLAMNNIDPDKHEIRTIEVPNYLDYTAKHHLSYDVVVVTAPTFARVKKQKFQVATDLTDLLAQALPTVRREGQLVVATTANNFSMKRFNEAVSDAFIGSDRTYTVTATFRLPDDFVTRKAYLASNYLKVLVLTLDK, encoded by the coding sequence ATGCAAAAAGTACAAATTACTGGGAATTCCCAACGTAAAGTTAAAGACGGTTATCCGTTACTTGTGGAAGATGATTTAAAAGATCCTAGCATGAAATTGACGGATGGGTCCTTTGTGACCTTAATGGCGAGTTCACAATTTATGGGCTATGCCTTGATTGCCAAGCATCGTCGGCAATTGGGTTGGGTGCTGAGTGTGGATGAAACGCAGACACCAACGGTCGATTATTTCCGTAAGTTATTCAAGACGGCGTTAGTTCGCCGTGAAACGACGATGGCTGAAAACTTACCACAACGTGTTTTCAATGCGGCCGGTGATGGTTTAGGTGGCGTGACGATCGATCGTTACAACGACTATTATGTGTTCACATGGTACGCTGAAGGCGTTTATCAACAACGTGAAATGCTCTATGCTGCATTTGAGACGGCCACTGATCACCAGTTTAAGGGGATTTATGCGAAGTTACGTTTCAATGTTGGTGAAGCCAACTTGAAGAGCCAACTTGTGACGGGGACGGCTGCGCCAGAACCTTTATTGGTGACGGAAGGTAATGTGACTTATCCTGTTCATTTACAAGATGATCTCAATACGGGCCTGTTATTAGATATGCGTCCAATTCGAGAATGGTTGGCTGGTGCTGAATTACAAGGGAAGACGGTTTTAAACTTATTCAGTCAAGAGAATGGTATTACGGCTGCTGCGGCTGTGGCCGGCGCCGCTAAAACGATTTCTATTGAAACCAATAAGAAGGGTGCTTCGGCGACTGCGGAACAATTGGCGATGAACAACATCGATCCAGATAAGCACGAGATTCGGACGATTGAAGTGCCAAATTATTTGGATTACACGGCCAAGCATCATTTGAGCTACGATGTGGTTGTGGTCACTGCGCCAACTTTTGCACGAGTAAAGAAGCAAAAGTTCCAAGTAGCGACCGATTTAACCGATTTATTGGCACAAGCTTTGCCAACGGTTCGGCGTGAAGGCCAATTAGTCGTGGCAACGACCGCCAATAATTTCTCCATGAAGCGATTCAATGAAGCCGTCAGTGATGCCTTTATTGGTAGTGATCGAACATATACGGTTACCGCTACGTTCCGTTTACCGGATGATTTTGTCACGCGTAAAGCTTACTTAGCCAGCAACTATTTGAAGGTTTTGGTCCTAACATTAGATAAATAG
- a CDS encoding HAMP domain-containing sensor histidine kinase yields the protein MKLIYQQMLAFFAVIITVIVVLGFAFIRTTKTMIYQNSWQQLQQYATSIEKEAIRYNTQTKKVVGFNQQFLNDGTAILRDQHIHFSVYDANKKVVYPTSMGLNSAPSGSFYAPSISIADWKKLKQNKTITKSPHVSFKSRNHDRPVNTPSLRTIDVLVPLFYKSGTTKKFVGAISMGSFEQTLQANEQQIENNLFIALLVSGIAALLLSYILARYSVRRINRLRYATHSVASGDFDIQVESNHKDEIDDLADDFNGMVNSLRSSNEEIKRQEKRRREFMADAAHEMRTPLTTINGILEGLAYDAIPEEDKAHSIELMQNETKRLIRLVNENLDYEKIRTGQIALNKTNFDGTEVLHNLVEQLTKKAAASEDQFKLTAPDELPVWADYDRFVQVLFNIMQNAIQFSQKGTIEVTARRTDHAAVVTVQDHGIGMTPDQVKNIWERYYKADPSRKNTKYGESGLGLAISHQLVQQHGGSIEVKSEPNQGTCFTVTFPDKGFDKPIIED from the coding sequence ATGAAACTGATCTACCAACAAATGCTCGCGTTTTTTGCGGTGATCATCACGGTGATCGTTGTGTTAGGTTTTGCGTTTATTCGAACCACTAAAACCATGATTTACCAGAATTCTTGGCAACAACTCCAGCAGTATGCCACTAGTATTGAAAAAGAAGCGATTCGTTACAATACACAAACGAAAAAAGTGGTGGGTTTTAACCAACAATTCTTAAATGATGGGACCGCAATTTTACGTGATCAACATATTCATTTTTCAGTATACGATGCGAATAAGAAGGTCGTTTATCCGACTTCGATGGGATTGAATAGTGCGCCCAGTGGCTCATTCTATGCGCCTAGTATTTCGATTGCTGACTGGAAAAAGTTGAAACAAAATAAGACGATCACCAAGTCACCACACGTGTCGTTCAAATCTCGTAACCATGATCGCCCCGTGAATACACCGTCATTACGGACGATTGATGTCTTAGTGCCATTGTTCTATAAGAGTGGCACGACCAAGAAGTTTGTCGGCGCGATTTCGATGGGGTCGTTTGAACAAACGTTACAAGCGAATGAACAACAAATCGAAAATAATTTGTTCATTGCGTTGCTTGTTTCCGGTATCGCAGCGTTACTACTGAGTTACATTTTGGCTCGCTATTCTGTTCGGCGAATTAATCGCTTGCGGTACGCTACCCATTCAGTGGCGAGTGGTGATTTCGATATTCAAGTTGAGAGTAATCACAAGGATGAAATTGACGACTTGGCGGATGATTTCAATGGCATGGTGAATTCTTTACGGTCTTCTAATGAAGAAATCAAACGCCAAGAGAAACGGCGGCGTGAATTTATGGCTGACGCAGCGCACGAAATGCGGACGCCATTAACAACGATCAATGGGATTCTTGAGGGCTTGGCTTATGACGCCATTCCAGAAGAGGATAAGGCTCATTCGATCGAGCTGATGCAAAATGAAACGAAACGCTTGATTCGGTTGGTCAACGAGAACTTAGATTATGAAAAGATTCGGACCGGTCAGATTGCTTTAAATAAGACCAATTTTGATGGGACTGAAGTTTTACACAACTTAGTTGAACAACTCACAAAGAAGGCGGCTGCTTCAGAAGATCAATTTAAACTGACGGCACCCGATGAACTGCCGGTGTGGGCTGATTATGACCGATTCGTACAAGTGTTATTCAATATCATGCAAAATGCGATTCAGTTCTCACAAAAAGGGACGATCGAAGTGACGGCGCGTCGAACGGATCACGCTGCCGTGGTGACTGTTCAAGATCATGGGATTGGGATGACGCCTGATCAAGTGAAGAACATTTGGGAACGGTATTACAAGGCTGATCCTTCACGGAAAAACACGAAGTATGGTGAATCGGGCTTAGGCTTGGCCATCTCACATCAATTAGTCCAACAACATGGTGGGTCGATTGAAGTCAAGAGTGAACCAAATCAAGGAACCTGCTTCACGGTAACATTTCCGGATAAAGGCTTTGATAAGCCAATTATTGAAGATTAA